The proteins below come from a single Campylobacter sp. CCUG 57310 genomic window:
- a CDS encoding carbon starvation protein A, which produces MNSLVLLFVGLSAFAIGFFIYSKFIAQKILKLDPNFKTPSQEFEDGVDYVPTNKFVLWGHHFTSVAGAAPIVGPAIAVIWGWLPAFLWVILGTIFFAGVHDMSTIWASVRNKGYSIGTISGQILSKRARSLMMVVIFLLLLMVNAVFAVVIAGMMIKTPSSVVPVWGALVVAFFIGQAIYKFKFNLPIVSLIGVIALYALIFIGPSVPLALPDKVLGLDANAAWIVILFIYAAIASTLPVWMLLQPRDYINGLQLFIGLGALYFSFLVVSPDIVAPAFNSNVPAGTPSLFPLLFVTIACGAISGFHGLVSTGTTAKQVKNETDVRFVGYFGAIGEGLLALAAILAATAGFASLAEWEGVYSSFGKGGIGAFIDGGGRILSQGIGLSPEISATMLTVMAALFAGTTMDTGVRLQRYIFQEWGEVYNLNFLKNGKVATLFAVGSCLLLAFGAGGIDGKGGMIIWPLFGTTNQLMAGLSLLIITVMILRQKGAIRYTLIPLVFLLSVTFVGLLLQLVDFYNKSNWLLITLDCIILGATILVCLESFSVLKKEFKSK; this is translated from the coding sequence ATGAATTCTTTGGTTTTACTCTTTGTTGGCTTAAGTGCTTTTGCGATCGGATTTTTCATCTATTCAAAATTTATCGCTCAAAAGATCTTAAAGCTTGATCCGAATTTCAAAACCCCTTCGCAAGAATTTGAAGACGGCGTTGATTATGTCCCGACAAACAAATTCGTCCTTTGGGGTCATCACTTCACATCAGTTGCCGGCGCTGCTCCTATCGTAGGTCCTGCGATTGCAGTTATTTGGGGTTGGTTGCCTGCGTTTTTGTGGGTTATCTTGGGAACGATATTTTTTGCAGGCGTGCATGATATGAGCACAATTTGGGCTAGCGTACGAAATAAAGGCTACTCTATAGGTACCATATCAGGGCAAATTCTAAGCAAACGCGCAAGAAGCCTTATGATGGTGGTTATATTCTTGCTTTTGCTTATGGTAAATGCCGTATTTGCCGTAGTTATCGCAGGAATGATGATAAAAACTCCTTCGTCCGTCGTTCCTGTTTGGGGTGCGCTTGTGGTTGCGTTTTTTATCGGACAGGCTATTTATAAATTTAAATTCAACCTTCCTATCGTGTCACTCATTGGCGTAATTGCGCTTTATGCTCTGATATTTATCGGACCTAGCGTTCCGCTAGCTCTACCCGATAAGGTTCTTGGGCTTGATGCCAATGCCGCTTGGATAGTTATTTTATTTATCTATGCAGCCATAGCTTCAACTTTGCCTGTTTGGATGCTTCTTCAGCCAAGAGACTATATCAACGGGCTTCAGCTATTCATCGGTCTTGGAGCGCTTTATTTCTCATTTTTAGTAGTTTCTCCGGATATCGTAGCTCCTGCATTTAACTCAAACGTCCCTGCCGGCACTCCGTCGCTATTTCCGCTTCTTTTTGTAACCATAGCTTGCGGTGCTATATCAGGCTTTCACGGACTGGTTTCTACAGGAACTACGGCAAAACAGGTTAAAAACGAAACGGATGTTAGATTTGTAGGATACTTCGGAGCTATTGGAGAGGGTCTGCTAGCGCTTGCGGCTATACTTGCGGCGACTGCGGGCTTTGCAAGCTTGGCTGAATGGGAAGGCGTATATAGCTCGTTTGGCAAGGGCGGCATAGGAGCATTTATCGATGGCGGTGGAAGAATTTTGAGCCAAGGTATCGGACTAAGCCCTGAAATTTCAGCAACGATGCTAACGGTTATGGCGGCTTTATTTGCAGGAACTACTATGGATACGGGCGTAAGACTTCAAAGATACATCTTTCAAGAGTGGGGTGAAGTTTATAACTTAAATTTCTTAAAAAACGGCAAGGTTGCTACTCTTTTTGCAGTAGGCTCGTGCTTGCTTTTAGCATTTGGCGCAGGCGGTATCGACGGCAAGGGAGGCATGATCATATGGCCGTTATTTGGCACCACAAACCAGCTTATGGCGGGTCTTTCTCTGCTTATAATTACCGTTATGATACTAAGACAAAAAGGCGCTATCAGATACACTCTTATACCGCTTGTTTTCTTACTTTCGGTTACTTTTGTAGGTTTGCTGCTTCAGCTTGTGGATTTTTACAACAAGAGCAACTGGCTGCTTATAACGCTTGATTGTATCATATTGGGCGCTACGATCTTAGTTTGCCTAGAAAGCTTTTCGGTACTTAAAAAAGAATTTAAAAGCAAATGA
- a CDS encoding ankyrin repeat domain-containing protein, whose translation MSDRNLEISKEEEARYNELCLMALDFARKDEASELEKMIKAGLSVNLKSAKGDTLLMLASYNNSINTVKMLIANGALVDERNDRGQTPLAGAAFKGYLDVVKALVEAGADINANNGMGATPHTFAVMFGRSEVAKYLLSVNKKPSLIAKIGSNLLSIFGKKAS comes from the coding sequence ATGAGTGATAGAAATTTAGAGATTAGCAAAGAAGAAGAGGCAAGGTATAACGAACTTTGCCTCATGGCGCTTGATTTTGCAAGAAAAGACGAAGCGAGCGAGCTTGAAAAGATGATAAAAGCGGGACTTAGTGTGAATTTAAAATCCGCTAAAGGCGATACGCTCTTAATGCTTGCAAGCTATAATAACTCCATAAATACCGTAAAAATGCTAATAGCAAACGGCGCACTAGTAGATGAAAGAAACGACAGAGGGCAAACCCCTCTTGCGGGAGCTGCATTTAAAGGATACTTGGATGTGGTAAAGGCTCTAGTTGAAGCGGGTGCGGACATAAACGCAAACAACGGCATGGGAGCTACGCCTCACACTTTTGCCGTGATGTTTGGTAGAAGCGAAGTGGCAAAATACCTGCTAAGCGTAAATAAAAAACCAAGCCTAATAGCAAAAATAGGCTCAAATTTGCTCTCTATTTTTGGCAAAAAAGCTTCATAA
- a CDS encoding catalase, which yields MRQLTTTSGNPIADNQNSLTAGARGGVMMQDYQLIEKLAHQNRERIPERTVHAKGSGAYGVLEITNDISKYTKAKVLQKGEKTKLFLRFSTVAGEAGAADAERDVRGFAIKFYTKEGNWDLVGNNTPVFFLRDAYKFPDFIHTQKRDPRTHLRSNEAAWDFWSLSPETLHQVTILMSDRGIPASYRTMHGFGSHTYSLINKDGERFWVKFHFKSRQGIKNLTNKEAADIVANDRESHQRDLYENIEKGNFPSWDFKIQIMTDEQAKKLPFSPFDLTKTWSHKDFPLIEVGVMTLNENPKNYFNEVEQAAFSPSNIVPGISFSPDKMLQARIFSYPDAQRYRIGTHYAQLKVNQPINEIGTYTVGGAMNNGMYEIEDKAYYEPNSFGGAKENKDFLEPDIALEGVMQRHDHRAEDSDYYSQPRDLFNLMNDSQKSQLFNNIAESMCGVSDFIVERALGHFEKISPAYAAGVKAALKK from the coding sequence ATGAGACAACTAACAACTACTTCGGGCAATCCAATCGCCGACAACCAAAACTCGCTAACGGCAGGGGCTCGCGGTGGCGTTATGATGCAAGACTATCAACTAATCGAAAAACTTGCTCACCAAAACAGAGAGAGAATTCCTGAAAGAACGGTTCATGCTAAAGGTAGCGGTGCATACGGCGTACTTGAGATAACTAACGACATATCTAAATATACAAAGGCTAAAGTTCTTCAAAAAGGTGAGAAAACAAAGCTATTTTTACGCTTTTCAACAGTTGCAGGCGAAGCGGGAGCTGCAGATGCAGAGCGCGACGTAAGAGGATTTGCAATTAAATTTTATACAAAAGAAGGCAACTGGGACTTGGTAGGAAACAACACTCCTGTATTTTTCTTAAGAGATGCTTACAAATTTCCTGATTTCATCCATACTCAAAAGAGAGATCCTCGCACACACCTACGCTCAAACGAAGCGGCATGGGATTTTTGGAGCTTAAGCCCTGAAACACTTCACCAAGTAACAATCCTAATGAGCGATAGAGGAATTCCTGCGAGCTACAGAACTATGCACGGATTTGGAAGCCACACCTATAGCCTAATCAACAAAGACGGTGAGAGATTTTGGGTAAAATTCCACTTCAAATCACGCCAAGGAATTAAAAATTTAACTAATAAAGAAGCGGCTGATATCGTTGCAAACGACAGAGAGAGCCACCAAAGAGATCTATATGAAAATATAGAAAAAGGCAATTTCCCAAGCTGGGATTTCAAGATCCAAATAATGACTGACGAGCAAGCTAAAAAGCTGCCTTTCAGCCCGTTTGACTTAACAAAAACATGGTCTCATAAAGATTTTCCACTGATTGAAGTAGGTGTTATGACTCTGAATGAAAACCCTAAAAACTACTTCAACGAAGTTGAGCAAGCGGCATTTAGCCCATCAAACATAGTTCCCGGTATAAGCTTTAGCCCTGATAAGATGCTTCAAGCTAGAATTTTCAGCTATCCTGACGCTCAAAGATACAGAATCGGAACTCACTACGCACAGCTTAAAGTTAATCAACCTATAAACGAGATAGGCACTTATACAGTTGGCGGCGCTATGAATAACGGCATGTACGAGATAGAAGACAAGGCTTACTACGAGCCAAACAGCTTTGGCGGTGCTAAAGAAAACAAAGACTTCCTAGAGCCTGACATCGCTCTTGAAGGAGTAATGCAAAGACACGATCATAGAGCCGAAGATAGCGATTACTACAGCCAACCAAGAGATCTGTTTAACCTAATGAACGACTCTCAAAAATCTCAGCTATTTAACAACATAGCAGAGAGTATGTGCGGAGTAAGCGATTTCATAGTTGAGCGCGCACTTGGACATTTTGAGAAAATTTCACCGGCTTATGCAGCAGGCGTTAAAGCTGCACTTAAGAAATAA
- a CDS encoding BCCT family transporter, whose translation MTFIKNSKFNTSVFYPSVFIIFMIAIFSVVFPERSSEFFKSMQDFITIKFGWFYVLAIAIIVLCVIMLGFSKFGDIKLGADHSKPEYANLSWFGMLFAAGMGIGLVFFGVSEPLMHYLNPPVGEPKSMEAAKLAMNITFFHWGVGAWATYAIVALILAFFAYRHNLPLTLRSAFYPLIGERIYGKIGDVIDVFAVVATLFGVATSLGYGVVQVNAGLTHVFGAPSMHITLLVVLCLLATVSAASGVDKGIKILSNSNIIMAIIFMLFILFLGNTTDLLQRLVQNSGNYVSTLISNTFNLYAYQKANSSWLGGWTLLYWAWWLSWSPFVGLFIARISKGRTIREFVVGALLVPTGFTFMWMTFFGNSAITLVQSGFSELAEAANSNTASALFMFLDSFKFSSLLGTIAVIMIAIFFITSADSAAMIMNMLCSNGKDKTPLWQKIFWGAAIGVVSCFLMLGGGLASLQAMTIASALPFTIALLVAIYGLFQALRVDLIKKQSRNLANMPVSEMSKTWQERLKTIISLPNKKNADKFISEVIEKVFDEVRAEFEKNGLQAKISKDEKRNFINLVVGLGDEMDFSYGVKLVRMESPDYTRALEGDDLYYRAEVFLKEGGQDYDILGWSEATIINDIVEQYRKHMQFLHTIRGV comes from the coding sequence ATGACCTTTATAAAAAACTCGAAATTTAACACATCTGTATTTTATCCATCCGTATTTATCATATTTATGATTGCTATTTTTTCTGTTGTTTTTCCTGAGAGATCAAGCGAATTTTTTAAATCCATGCAAGATTTCATCACTATCAAATTTGGTTGGTTTTATGTGCTTGCTATCGCCATTATCGTGCTTTGTGTCATTATGCTGGGATTTAGCAAATTTGGAGATATAAAGCTAGGAGCCGATCACTCAAAGCCCGAATATGCGAATTTATCTTGGTTTGGCATGCTGTTTGCCGCGGGTATGGGTATAGGGCTTGTGTTTTTTGGCGTGAGTGAACCGCTTATGCACTATCTTAACCCACCTGTCGGTGAGCCTAAAAGCATGGAGGCTGCCAAGCTTGCTATGAATATCACTTTCTTTCACTGGGGTGTGGGCGCTTGGGCTACTTACGCTATCGTCGCACTGATACTTGCATTTTTTGCGTATAGACATAACCTTCCTCTTACTCTTAGATCGGCTTTTTATCCGCTTATAGGCGAGCGAATTTACGGCAAGATCGGAGATGTGATAGACGTTTTTGCAGTGGTTGCGACACTTTTTGGGGTGGCGACTTCTCTTGGATATGGAGTCGTGCAGGTAAATGCCGGACTTACTCACGTATTTGGAGCTCCTAGTATGCATATAACTTTGCTTGTAGTGTTATGTCTGCTGGCTACAGTTTCAGCCGCAAGCGGAGTGGATAAGGGCATAAAAATTCTTTCAAATTCAAACATCATCATGGCTATTATATTTATGCTTTTTATATTGTTTTTAGGAAATACTACCGATCTTCTTCAAAGGCTCGTGCAAAATAGCGGCAACTACGTATCCACGCTTATCTCAAATACCTTTAACCTCTACGCGTATCAAAAAGCAAACAGCTCTTGGCTTGGCGGTTGGACGCTTCTTTACTGGGCATGGTGGCTCTCTTGGTCGCCTTTTGTAGGGCTTTTTATCGCTAGGATTTCAAAGGGTAGAACAATAAGAGAGTTTGTCGTAGGAGCGCTTTTGGTGCCTACAGGATTTACGTTTATGTGGATGACTTTCTTTGGAAACAGCGCGATAACTCTTGTTCAAAGCGGATTTAGCGAGCTCGCCGAAGCTGCAAATTCAAATACCGCATCGGCTCTTTTTATGTTTTTAGATAGCTTTAAATTTTCAAGTCTGCTTGGCACTATAGCCGTGATTATGATCGCGATATTTTTCATTACTTCGGCTGACTCTGCGGCGATGATTATGAATATGCTTTGCTCAAACGGCAAGGACAAAACTCCTCTTTGGCAGAAAATTTTCTGGGGAGCGGCGATTGGTGTTGTGTCTTGCTTTCTTATGCTCGGTGGCGGACTAGCCTCGCTTCAGGCTATGACGATAGCTTCCGCACTTCCTTTTACTATTGCGCTTTTGGTAGCTATTTACGGGCTTTTTCAGGCTCTTAGAGTAGATCTCATAAAAAAACAAAGTAGAAATTTAGCCAACATGCCCGTTTCTGAGATGTCTAAAACTTGGCAAGAGAGGTTAAAAACGATCATATCGCTACCAAATAAGAAAAACGCGGACAAATTTATAAGCGAGGTTATCGAAAAGGTCTTTGATGAGGTGAGGGCTGAATTTGAGAAAAACGGCTTGCAGGCTAAAATTTCAAAGGACGAAAAGCGAAATTTTATAAATTTGGTCGTAGGGCTTGGCGATGAGATGGACTTTAGCTACGGAGTAAAGCTGGTTAGAATGGAAAGCCCTGATTATACCAGAGCTCTTGAAGGTGATGATTTGTATTACAGAGCCGAAGTGTTTTTAAAAGAGGGCGGACAAGACTATGATATACTCGGCTGGAGCGAGGCTACTATCATAAACGACATCGTTGAGCAGTACCGCAAACACATGCAGTTTTTGCATACCATTAGAGGCGTGTAG